DNA sequence from the Mailhella massiliensis genome:
CAAAGGTGTTCTGTGCAAGCTGCTTGTCCAGTTTTCGTTGAGCGGACGGGTCGATACCGTTCTCAATGGCTTTTCTGGCATCGGCGGCTTTTTCCCTTGCCTCTTTCAGGGATGTTGCGGGATAGGTGCCGAGGGAAATCAGCTTTTCCTTGCCCTGAAAATGGTATTTTAGCCTCCAGCTTTTTGTGCCGCTCGGCATGATGAGCAGGTACAGCCCTTTGGCGTCAAAGAGTTTCTGCTGCTTTTCAGCCGGTTTGGCGGCACGGATTGCGGTATCGGTCAACGACATGGGGTAGTCCTCCTTTTCAGGTTTGTTTACCCCAAGATATACCCCAAAAAATGGGGTATGTCTATGTGTCCAGTGAAATCCATCTGGACGATAAAAAATAAAATTATTCATTAATAACAATATATTTTAGACAAATATGAACGGGATTGTGCTGTATGAGGCTTTGTACATGTCCACGCAACCCCAGACGCCCATGCCCGCACCGGAGGCGTATCCGGCAAGGGTGACGCCCTTGGCGACGCCTTTGGCGTTTTCCGCCACATTTTCGCCGATTTCTCCGAAGGTGACGGCAGCCTGGACAATCTCAGGCATGAGGAGCCATACAGCGGCGACACCGATAACGGCGGCAGTACAGCGCAGCGGGGAAATGGAGAGCTGATGATTGATGAAGTTCATAGAGTCCTCCGTACTCAGCCAATGATGTTGGCGATGTATGTTTGCACGTCACCGCCTACCGTGGCCCCCAGGCCGCGCAGGAAAGTGACAAGGTTGACCGCGAGAATGCCTCCGAACAGATGGACAAGGCCCCGGCTGAGATTCATGCTC
Encoded proteins:
- a CDS encoding Arm DNA-binding domain-containing protein, translated to MNNFIFYRPDGFHWTHRHTPFFGVYLGVNKPEKEDYPMSLTDTAIRAAKPAEKQQKLFDAKGLYLLIMPSGTKSWRLKYHFQGKEKLISLGTYPATSLKEAREKAADARKAIENGIDPSAQRKLDKQLAQNTF